The genomic stretch ACGCTATTCCCAACCGCAGTGGCAGGGACAGCAGATCATCGGCAGGATTTGGAGCTTTCGCGATATTACCGAGCGGAAACGGGCAGAGGAGGCGCTGCGCCGCAGTGAATTAAAATACCGCAATCTGTTTGAAAATTCTCAGGTTGGCATCGGTCGCACCCGGCTGGAGGATGGTCTGTTTCTGGAAGCAAATCAGCGTTTTGCCGAGATGCTGGGCTTTGAGTCGGTCATGGATTTAGCCGGAAACTTTTACTCGATCGATTTCTACGCCAATCGGGAAGATCGTCAGCAGATTCTGGCACAGTTGCAGCACAGCCCAGAAATCCGCAACTATGAACTCCCCCTGCGCCTGCCCAATGGCAAAGTCCTGTGGAGCCTGATTTCGATGCGGCTTAATTTAGAAGAAGACTGCATTGATTTTGTTATTACCGACATCAACGCTCGGAAGCGGGCGGAGGAAACGCTGAAACAGCAGCAGGAATTTTTGCGAACCGTTCTGGATACTGATCCCAATATCATTTTTGTCAAAGATTGGAACGGAAAATATTTGCTGGCGAACAAAGCAGCGGCAGAATTTTATGGAATGACCGTCGATGAACTGGTCGGCAAATACGATCGCGATTTTCACCCCGATCAGGAAGCCGTTAAACGATTTTTACACGAGAATCGCTACGTGATTGAAACGGGAGAAGGCATTTTTATTCCCGAAGAAAAGATTACGCTAGACGATCGCGATGAATGGCTGCAATGGCAAAAACGACCGCTTCGACTGCCGGGAAGCAATGCCTACAGCGTTTTGGGAATTGGTGTCAATATCACAGAGCGAAAGCGGGCAGAAATTGCGCTGCGGGAAAGCGAGGAGCGATATGCCTCCCTGATGGCGGCGGCTCCGGTTAGCATCTTTCGCATGGATCGGCTGGGAAATTGCCTGTTTGTGAACGATCGCTGGTGTGCCATGACGGAGGTAGGTGTAGAGGGAGCGACGGGTACGCTCTGGCTAAATCAGGTGCATCCGGACGATCGCGATCGCGTCGTTGGCGTGTGGCAAGCCTGCATTGAGCGGCAGCAGTCGGGTCAGATCGAATTTCGCTTTGTCCGTCCTGGCGGCGAGGTCATTTGGGTGATGGGGCAGGGGGTGCCGGAGACGGATGCAGAGGGCAATGTAACGGGCTATGTGGGCACGATTACGGATATCAGCGATCGGAAGCGTCTTGAGGAAGAGTTGCGCCAGTCCCAGCAGTTCCTCGATACGGTGATTAACAGTGTGCCAATTGCTCTATTTGCGAAGGATGTGAGAAACGATTTTCGCTACGTGCTGATTAACAAAAGCGCAGAACGGATTTTGGGCTTCGCAGCAGAGGAGGGAATTGGGCGCACCGATGCAGAACTGGTCACGTCCGACAAGGTGCAGTTGCATTACCAGGAAGATCTGGCGGCGATCGAAGGTGGGACGCTGCTAGAACTCCCAGAACACTGGATCGATCGGGGTGGGGAATCCATTCTGGTGCGCGGCTGGAAACGTCCTCTGATCGATGCGGCGGGTCGCACAACCCATTTGCTGGGTATTACCGAAGACATCACCGATCGCTGGCATCAGGAACAGGCATTGCGGCTGATTGTGGAAGGCACGGCGTCCAAGACGGGCGAGGAGTTCTTCCAATCCTGCGTGCGTTATCTGGCGGAGGTGCTGCGGATGCGCTATGCGCTGGTGACGGAGTTTGTCGCGGGATCAACGTCGCGGGTTCGTACCCTGGCGGTACAGTGCGGTGAGGTTGCAGTTTGCCAGAATTTTGAGTATGACCTGGAAGGAACACCCTGCGAACAGGTGCTTCAGGGACAAATTTGCTGCTATACCGCTGGACTGCACGATCGCTTTCCGGAGGGAATTGCGGCGCTCGATGCCCATCTGGAGAGCTATCTGGGAATGCCGCTGCTGGATTCGGCAGGGGTAGTGCTGGGTCATATTGCCGTGGTAGACGACAAACCCATGCAGGACGATCGGGGACGGGAACTCATCCTGCGGATTTTTGCGGCTCGTGCCGGAGCAGAACTGGAGCGACAGCAGGCAGATCAGGCACTTCAGGCAAGCGAGGCTCAAAATCGGGCGATCGTCACTGCTATTCCCGATCTGATTATTCGGATGAATCGTCAGGGGATCTACCTGGACTACATTCCCCCTAAAGACTTCGCTGCCCTATTTAAGAAAGAAACGATCGTCGGTCAGCAGGTTTTTGACGGATTGCCGATGGATGTGGCAACGGGACTGCTGCGCTGCATTGAGCGAACGCTGGATACCGGGGAACCGCAGGTGTTTGAACATCAGCTCGTGGTGGACGGCGAACTCTCTGATTTTGAAGGGCGGTTTGCGGTCAGCGGCGAGGATGAGGTGCTGATCATGGTGCGCGATATCAGCGATCGCAAGCGTGCCCAGGCGCAGTTGAAGGCACAGAAAGACTTCCTGCAACAGGTGATCGATGTCGTGCCCAGTGCGATTTTCGTCAAGGATACGGAAGGTCGTTTGCTGACGATTAACCAGGCGGGCGAAGTCATTTACAACATTGCCGCAGAAGCATGGCTGGGCAAAACGGATTACGATCTGGGGATCGATCGCGATCAGGTAGATGAGTTCCTTGTCATTAACCAGGAGGTGATGGAAACCCGCGAACCGAAAATTATTCCCGCTCAGTTTATTCAAACTCCAGGCGGGGAAGGCGGCTGGTACAGAACTATCATCAGCCCCTTTATTGACTCGACAGGACAGGTTCAGGGCATTATTGGCTCCGCTGCCAACATCACCGACATGAAACACACCGAAGAAGCCCTGCGGCAGGCAAAGGAAAGTGCCGAATCTGCAAACCGTGCCAAAAGCGTCTTCTTGGCGAATATGAGCCATGAGCTACGCACACCGCTTAACGCCATTCTCGGCTTTGCTCAACTAATGGAGCGCGATCGCAGTTTGACTGACCAGCAGCGCAACTTTCTTGCCACTATTAATCGGGGTGGAGAACATCTGCTGAATCTCATTAATGATGTGTTGGAAATGTCAAAGATTGAGGCAGGTCGGATCACTTTAAATCCGGCGGCATTTGATCTGCGGCAATTGCTGCACACGCTCCAGGAAATGTTTCAGATGCGATCGCAGGAAAAGCAGCTATCGCTTCAGTTTGACATCGCAGAGAACGTGCCGCAGTACGTCCTGACCGATGAGGGCAAGCTCAGACAGGTGTTAATTAATCTCATTAGCAATGCTGTGAAATTTACAGAGCGGGGACAAATTGATTTACGAGCCAATTATTTGTCCGGTGAAACTTCTGTTCATACCCTGCTGTTTGAAGTTGAGGATACGGGACGCGGCATTGCCCCAGAGGATTTAGATAAACTCTTTCAGCCCTTCGTTCAATCGGTTAGCGGCAGTCATTCCCCGGACGGCACCGGGTTAGGATTGGCAATTAGCCGTCAGTTTGTGCGTCTGATGGGCGGTGAAATTGAAGCTAGCAGTACCGTAGGCGTTGGCTCCCGATTCCGATTCCACATTCAAATGGCTCCCGTAAGCGGGGATGCCGTCCAGCCTGCCCCAATCGATCGCAAAGTCCTAAAACTGGCTCCCCATCAGCCAATCTACCGCATTCTCGTTGTGGACGATCGCCAGGAAAACCGTGATCTGGTTGCCCAACTGCTACAAGCCGTCGGCTTTGAAACCCGCACTGCGATCGACGGCAAAGAAGCGATCGTCCTCTGGCAAAGCTGGCAACCCCATCTAATCTGGATGGACATGAGAATGCCCGTGATGGATGGCTATGAGGCAACGCGACGGATTCGGGCGCTGGAAAGGGAGTGGATGAGTGGACGAGTGGATGAGTGGATGAGTGAACGAGACGATAAACAGATGGAGACTAGCGAAGACAGCAAAATCGTACTCAATTCCTCACCCACCCATCTACCCATCTACCCATCCACCCATCCACCCATCCACCCATCTACCCATCCACCCATCCACCCATCCACCAAAATCATCGCCCTCACCGCTAGCGCCTTCGAGGAACAGCGCAGCAATATCCTGGCGGCGGGTTGTGATGATATGGTGCGGAAGCCGTTCCGGGAGGTTATTTTGTTTGAGAAGATGGCAGAGCATTTAGGGGTAACGTATCTCTATGAGGCAGAGGGGAACTCTGGAATGCAGCCTAGCCCGATCGCCGTAGCGCTAACGCGGGAAAGCCTGACCCTAATGCCGCCTGAGTGGATTGCAGATCTGAAAGAAGCGGCAATTGCAGTGGATGGCGATCGACTCCGGCAACTGATCGCAGAAATTCCCCCCACACAAACTCAACTTGCGGAGGGATTAAATCATTGGGTACAGCAATTCTGCTTTGATGAAATTCTAGAATTACTGTAGCCGGAGCTTTGATGAGTCCTGCTCAATCACGCTATCGGTTTAAATCGCTTAACGTGATGCGATATTCATGTGCCTGGGCATCGTAACTCAGGCTATAGCGGTTAGGATATACCCCTGATGGAGAGTAGCGAGCGGGACGGGCGATCGCCTCATCAAAGCTCTGGTGCTGCTCTAGCATGGTTTTGCTGATCATTGGCTCTAAAAAGCTCATTCTGCCGTCATAGAAGCCATAAATAAAGGTGTGATCAAACCCGTGGGGCGCACCCTGGAATTCGGGGGCATTCGGATTAACCCAGTGCGATCCCTGTCCTGGTTCAGCGCTGTCAGGAGCCATCACATAATTAGCGGGAACTAGACTTGCCTCAGGTATTTGATAAGCTTTTGCCGCGTCCTCATCCGTTGCGGTAATTTGACGACGAGTGGCTTGGGAAATGGTGTAAAAGTGTAAATCAAAATGGGGAATGCCGTAAATGGGCGGGGGAAGATGACCCTGTGGATTCCAGTTCAGTCCAATGTGGGTAAATGGGGTGCTGCTGAGTGCCTGGGGCGGCAGTGCCAGATCAACCTCAGTCATTTGTGAAGGTAAATCTTTCAACACGGACTCAGACAGAATAACGCCGACTTCGGAAACCTGTCCACGATCGTTTAGACTGACATAGGAGCTAGCAGTGCCCTGTCCGATCGGTTGAGATGCCCCACGCACGATAGAATTTGCCTGGGCTGTCCCGATTGTAATTAGCATTGCGACTGCTACGCCAAGTGCCAGGAAAGCCAATCTGTACTGCTTTTTCATGGTCATCCTCCAGCTTTAGATAAAATTCTCACATTCTTCCATTCGCTCAAATCTGGATAAGCGCAAGTTTAATTCCGTGATGGAGCTTATTTGCGATCGTGCAATTTATCTTCAATATCAGTTCCATTCGCTCAAATTTTATGCCGCGAACGATATTAAAAAACTTAAATTAAAGGAGACTTCTGATACTTCTGTTAAGCGATCGTCTTGTTGATGGCAGTAACGGACTTTTTCTCCGTTAGGTTTTGATCAACAAAGCGTTTTGCTGGATTTGTCCTGAGTGAATCGTCTGCCAGTTCTTCTGGAACAAAATCCGTCATTTGCTGTAAATACTGGGGCATCGTTGCCGTTAATAAATTGGCATCTTGGACATGTGTGATTTCTGTCTGAACACTAGAGAGTAATGCGATCAAAATAGTAGTGTTTAAGGTTTGGCTGAACCGCTGCATAAAATTCATGGCTTAATTCCCGACGTTTGATTCCTGGCTGCAAAATATGATGGTGTTGCATCAAAGCATGAGGGTAAAATTTGATGTTCTGCATTGCCCTCTAAATCCTCCAATGGTTTGTTACCGCTCCTGGGAAGCGAGGGGGGACTGTGAAACATAGAGAGAAGTTTGAGTGGTTCGGAAGTCCCCTACTTGTGAGAGGTTGGGGGCGATGCAGAACGCTACAGCGTAGCAAAGAGCGGTTTTAAAACACGCCCTAATCTCCGAATGGTTAGGGCAGACTTCTTCTGAAACCGTTCTATCGTGCGATCGCCAGTTCAGGAGCTTCGGCAGCTAAGAATGCTTCAAAGTTTTCGATCGTGACAAAGTTAAGATAGCTGGGCGCGATCGTGGGCGGCAGCAGTTCGAGCAGCACTTTATTCTCAACCCACAGCTCAATCAACTGGAACGGACCTCGATCGCAGAAGCGGACAAACCAGCCTTCACGGGCAGCAATGGCTTCGATATCGGTTTGGCTGCTGGGTACAGAGATAGCAGCATGAAATGCGGTGTAGTGAAGTCCTTTTTCGGTTGGCGTAAATTCTGCTTCATCGGCTCCTGGAATCAGTTCCGTTCCGGCGGGCGAAACCTCGATCGCAGTTCCGTAATCATCGCCTTTTACAACAATGAAGCCACCAGGACAGGGCGGAAAGGGGAAATAGCGTCCCTGCCAAATTTCTGCTAACACTTGAGCAACTTTCTCAGGATTGCCGACTGCCATGGATACGTGGTGTAGCATTGCTGTAAGTCTCCGATGTGAATGGTTTAATTTTGGGCGGTTTAATTTTGGGCGGTTTAATTTTGGGCGGTTTAATTTTGAACGGTCTGGTGTCGATGCTTTTTAGATTAGGCAGCGATCGGGGAGAACTAGGGGAGAACCTTCTGGATTGAAAAAAGCCGCATTACCCCTGGAAAATCGTTAATTTTTCTGCAATTCATTCACAGGACAACCCCAGACGATAAAATCACAGTACCTCTGACCTTTTATTAGCTGCTGGACGTAAATTCTGGATGTCTTCGCTTTCGCCTAAAGCCGATATTTTAGTGATTGATGACAAGCTAGATAATCTCAATCTGCTGTCCGCCATGCTGGTTGAGCAGGGTTACAAAGTCCGCAGCGTCACCAAAGGTTCGACAGGACTGCGGGGAGCGCAAGCCATGCCGCCCGATCTCATTCTGCTGGATATCAATATGCCGGAAATGAACGGCTACGAAGTCTGCCAGCAGCTCAAAGCAAACCCGCTAACGCGAGAGATTCCCGTGCTGTTTATCAGTGCCCTGGAAGATGTGCTGGATAAGGTAAAAGCCTTCTCGGTGGGCGGCGTAGACTACATCACCAAGCCGTTTCAGGTCGCGGAAGTTCTGGCGCGGATCGAAACCCATTTAACCCTGCGCCGACTTCAACAGCAGCTTCAGGCACAAAACGTCCAGCTTCAGCAGGAAGTTCGAGAACGGCAGCGGGCAGAAGAAAAATTTACCAGAGCATTTCGCTCCAGCCCAACCCCGATCGCGATCGCCACCCTCAGCGAAAATCGGTTCATCGAAGTCAATTCCAGCTTTCTCAATATGATTGGCTACACGCTGGAGGAAGTGATCGGGCATACGGGTAATGAACTGCGCCTAGGCATTCATTTAGATGACTATGAACAGACGGTAAGGCAAATTGAAAAGACGGGAACGATATACAATCTGGAATGCGACTTTCACACGAAGTCAGGCGAGATCAAAACGGTGCTGCTGTCAGTCGAATTAATTGATCTGGCCGGAGTCCCCTGTACGCTCAATTTGATTCACGACATTACCGAACGCAAACGCCTGGAAAACGAATTTATCTCCCTGGTCAGCCACGAACTCCGCACTCCTATGACTGCGCTGCTGGGATCGCTGGACTTACTGAGCGCAGGCGGATTGGGGCAGCTCACAGACCGGGGAAAAAAGGTTGTCCAGATTGCTACAAGCAACACCGAACGGCTGATTCGTCTGGTAAACGACATTCTCGATCTAGAACGCATGAAATCGGGAAAACTCACCCTGCAAAAAACTGAGTGCAATATCGCAGACATCCTGACCCAGGCAACAGAAGCCATGCAGTTCCTGGCAGACCGATCCCAGATCAAGCTCATCACCCAACCCATCAACGCAGTCGTTCAAGCCGACCCCGATCGTCTTCTGCAAACCTTCACCAATCTCCTGGGCAACGCCATTAAGTTTTCTCCCGCAGGGGGGACGGTGTGGCTCAGGGTGGAGCTTTGGACAGGGGAAGGGAGTGGATGGGTGGATGAGTCGATGCGTGGACGAGTCAAAGAGTCAAAAAGTGGACAAGAATATGAGCAGCTAGAGCGCAACGAAGCCCGCAAAACCATACTTAATCCCTCACCTTCCCCCTCAGGCACCCCCTCACCTACCTACTCACCCATCCACCCATCCACCCATCCACCCATTCACCCACCTACCCACCTACCTACCTACCTACTCTTCACCCTCCAGGATCAAGGACGCGGCATCCCCCCTCACAAGCTGCATCAAATCTTTGAACCCTTTCAGCAGGTGGATGTATCCGATTCACGCCAGAAGGGAGGAACGGGACTGGGGCTTGCTATTTGCCGTAACATCATCGAGCAGCACGGCGGCAAAATTTGGGCTGAAAGTGTTTTTGGGGAAGGGAGTACGTTTTACATTTCGCTGCCGATCGCAGGAGGGCTGGAATGACGCGAACAATTCTAGTGGTCGATGATGAGGAAGATGTGCGCGAGATTGTTTCAATGGGTTTAGAAATGGGGGCGGGCTGGCATATCTTAACGGCTAGTTCCGGTCGGGAGGCAATCACGATCGCTGCGGAAGAACAGCCTGATGCTATTCTGCTTGATTTGATGATGCCCGATATGGACGGACGGGCAACCCTCCAGCAACTCAAAGCCAACGCAGCGACGCGATCGATTCCGGTACTGCTAGTGACTGCCAAAATGCAGCAGTCTACTCAGACCGAATTGCAGAAATTACAGGTAGAAGCTGTGCTAGCCAAACCCTTTCGCCCACTCAAACTCGCAGAACAAATTAGAGCCGCTCTGGGCTGGTCATAATCAGCAACTCTTTGAATGTGGACAATGATGTTCCTCTAACCACGGATGAACTTCTAATTCAGAAGAAAGAAGCTGCTTTTACGATCTGAGAGGCAAACAGTCGCTATCCTGTTGGCTGTTCCCGGCGATCGAACGTTTGTGTAATTCTTGGTTCAGGACGCATCCTCCGACATCGTTGGATCAAACCTTGGCGAGTCACTAAAATTCATCTACGAAGGGCTGGCAGCATGTCTAAATTTTCCAATAACTTAGCTGTTGTAATTGGGGTTAATCAATATGGCAACGGAATTTCACCGCTAAAAACTCCTGTTAACGATGTCGGGGAAATTGCTCGAATCTTGAAGCAGAGCCATCACTATCAGGTCGTGCAATTGCTAGACCAGCGAGCTACCCTGCAAGCCTTGCAACAACTCCTCCATAAAGAGCTTCCCAAACATATCCAGCCCGATAGCCGACTGCTGTTTTACTTTGCCGGTCATGGCATTGCACTTAATGGAGATGATGGACCCGAAGGCTATTTGATTCCTCAGGATGCGAAGTTAGGAGATGTAAAAACATACCTGCCGATGACAGAATTGCAGGCAGCGTTGAGCGATCTCTCCTGCCGCCATTTTCTCGGAATCTTGGACTGTTGCTTTGCCGGGGCGTTTCGCTGGTCTAGTACCCGTAAATTAGAGCTAGCGGAACAGGGCATCGTCCACAAAGAGCGATTCGATCGCTTTATTACCGATCCGGCATGGCAGGTCATTACATCGGCGGCATACGACCAGACAGCACTCGACTCCCTCACCCTGGGCACGGAGCGGGGACAGATTGGCGACCATTCTCCCTTTGCGGCTGCCCTGATTGAAGCGCTATCGGTGGGAAGGGCAGACCTTTATCCCCCTGCTGATCCCCAGCGCAATCAACCCGCAGGGGACGGCGTCACAACTGCAACAGACCTGTACATCTATCTGCGCGATCGCATTGAACCTGTAACCGATGGCATCCGACAGCGGCAAACCCCCGGTCTTTGGTCTTTGAAGAAGCATGACAAGGGTGAATATATCTTTCTTACTCCAGGGCATGTTTTAAACCTGCCGCCTGCACCGCCATTGGATGAATCGAAAAATCCCTATCGCGGTTTGCGATCGTTTGAAGAAGAACAAAGCGATTTATTTTTTGGTCGGCAAGCTTTGACGCGAGAACTGGGGAATTTTATCAAGCGTCAGCCCTTATCGGTCGTCTTGGGAGCCTCCGGTAGCGGAAAGTCGAGCCTGGTTAAGGCGGGATTGATTCCCTACTTGAAAGCACAGGATGAGAAGACCCAGTCATCCCAGTATCAAATTTTGGCTCCTATGCGTCCGGGGGAGTCTCCCTTCAGGGCACTCAGGAGTGTGCTAGCCCAAGAAACTGGAGCAGGTTTTTCGCTTGCGGAGGCGGGGTTAGCGCCAGAAGCCAACCTGTTAACCCAGTACGTGGCTATCTGGAGTCAACAGCATCCGGGTATGAAGCTGCTGCTGGCGATCGACCAGTTTGAGGAACTGATTACGCTTTGTCATAACGAGCAGGAACGAGAGCAATTCCTGCATGGGCTGGAGCAGGCAGTAGCAGCCTATCCTGAACAATTGCGATTGGTACTCACGCTGCGCTCGGACTTTGAGCCTCAGTTTCAAGATGGCGTACTTAAGGAACATTGGCGCTCGGCTCGGTTTGTCGTGCCCCCTATGACGCGAACAGAGTTAAGGGAGGCGATCGAGGAGCCGGCATCAAAACGGGTGATGTATTTTCAATCGGATGATCCAAAGCATCCGTTAGTTGATCAGTTAATTGACGAAGTAGCAGAAATGCCGGGAGCCTTACCGCTGCTATCGTTTGCTTTGAGTGAGCTATATCTCATGTATTTGCGTCGGCAAAAACTCGCCCAGGATCGGGGAGACAGCATCGATCGGGCAATGACAGAGGCAGACTACAGAGAATTGGGTGGCGTGGCACGAAGCCTGACCCAGCGAGCAGATCAGGAATATGACAAGCTAGTCGCGCAGCACCCGGAATATGCCAGAACCATTCAAAACGTCATGCTGCGGATGGTGACTGTGGGCGGAGAAGTCGCTCGTCGTCGGGTGTCCTTGTCTGAATTTGAGTATCCGCCTGCTCAAAACGATCGAGTCAAGGAAGTGATTCAGCGGTTTTCAGCGGCACGCCTGCTGGTAGAGGGACAAGATCCGGATGGCAAACCTTACGTAGAGCCAGCCCACGATGCGTTGGTGCGCGGATGGCAAAAGCTGCTGGCATGGAAGCAGGAACGGGAAGAGAGCCTAATTTTGCAGCGGCGGTTAACTCCGGCAGCCGAGGAGTGGAAGGATGTTGCCGCTAAGAAACAGCCCAGGGGAACTTTGGCAAAAGCTGAACCTGTAATTGATTGGCTCGATCGTCGGTTTTATGCGGCTGAAAGCTTGTTGAACAGAGCGAGGGTTCAAGTGGGTCGGAAATGGAAGCAATCCCAACCGCAGGAAGCCTTACGAGAGACGCCAGCCCAGTTTCTCTGGACGACGAATCCTTACCTGGATGTCTTGAATCAACAGCTCCAATCCACAGACAGTTGGTTTAATCAGGTCGAGGCGGATTTTGTACAAAAAAGCGTTTTGCAAAGACGCAAAAACACGAGCTGGCGGTGGCGAATTGCGACAGGAGTTATTTTGGGATTGAGTGGGTTAACCATTGCGGCATTAATTGGACAGCGCAACGCCCAGATCGGTCAAACGACTGCCTCTAGAGCCTCTTCTGAAGCAAACTTTCGTGCTAATGCTCAACTGGATGCGCTGGTCGATAGTTTGCGGGCAAGCAAGGGGATTCAGCAGATTCTTTTTCCCCAGGATGATCTCAGCGATCAGGTAGAACAAACTCTGCGAAGTATGGTCTATGGGGCAAAGGAAAGCAATCGTTGGCAAGCCCCACCTGGCATTATGTTCGCTATGTTCTTTACGGGCGATCGCCAATTGCGGGCAATTACCAATGACAATGGTAGCGTTCGCTTATGGGACATTTATGGCAAACCTCTCGCTGAATTGCAGGGGCAACAGGGGCTGTTCCGGGGAGGCATCAGTGTTAGTTCAGATGGAAGTAGAATTGCGGCTGCAACGCAAGACGGAACAGTTCGCCTGTGGGATTCGGAAGGCAATCAGCTCAATGAATTTGCGGCTCATCAATGTAAGACGAATGAGCCAGAACAAGCGTGTATTAATCGCATCAGTCTTAGTCCTGATGGCAGCGAACTGGCGACTGTTGGAGTGAGTGATGATGGACAAAATCAGTCTATCCGGGTCTGGAATTTAGCAAGCGGCACGTATAGAGAATACACACCCGTTGAGGGTTTAGTTGGAATTGGTTTTACTGCTAATCGTGAACTACGAGTCGCTGTAATCTCAGACAGTTG from Leptolyngbya ohadii IS1 encodes the following:
- a CDS encoding PAS domain S-box protein, with product MSANLAEQVNQLQETVDRLRGELASLQEQYRLNTVARRSAEAQYRSIFENATQGIFQVTPDGRCISANPALAQIAGYDSPAELMQSLTQVEQQLYVEGDRHQEFLRLLHEQRSVTKLESQIYRKDGTVIWISESARAVCDEAGNPLYYEGFVEDITERKQAEQHREHTLSLLQATLEATIDGILVVGFDCSVPVYNQKFVQMWDLPETLLPQEWAEERLQFLAQQTKDPQAFLERIQEIKSRYHAQAVLDYVEMKDGRIFERYSQPQWQGQQIIGRIWSFRDITERKRAEEALRRSELKYRNLFENSQVGIGRTRLEDGLFLEANQRFAEMLGFESVMDLAGNFYSIDFYANREDRQQILAQLQHSPEIRNYELPLRLPNGKVLWSLISMRLNLEEDCIDFVITDINARKRAEETLKQQQEFLRTVLDTDPNIIFVKDWNGKYLLANKAAAEFYGMTVDELVGKYDRDFHPDQEAVKRFLHENRYVIETGEGIFIPEEKITLDDRDEWLQWQKRPLRLPGSNAYSVLGIGVNITERKRAEIALRESEERYASLMAAAPVSIFRMDRLGNCLFVNDRWCAMTEVGVEGATGTLWLNQVHPDDRDRVVGVWQACIERQQSGQIEFRFVRPGGEVIWVMGQGVPETDAEGNVTGYVGTITDISDRKRLEEELRQSQQFLDTVINSVPIALFAKDVRNDFRYVLINKSAERILGFAAEEGIGRTDAELVTSDKVQLHYQEDLAAIEGGTLLELPEHWIDRGGESILVRGWKRPLIDAAGRTTHLLGITEDITDRWHQEQALRLIVEGTASKTGEEFFQSCVRYLAEVLRMRYALVTEFVAGSTSRVRTLAVQCGEVAVCQNFEYDLEGTPCEQVLQGQICCYTAGLHDRFPEGIAALDAHLESYLGMPLLDSAGVVLGHIAVVDDKPMQDDRGRELILRIFAARAGAELERQQADQALQASEAQNRAIVTAIPDLIIRMNRQGIYLDYIPPKDFAALFKKETIVGQQVFDGLPMDVATGLLRCIERTLDTGEPQVFEHQLVVDGELSDFEGRFAVSGEDEVLIMVRDISDRKRAQAQLKAQKDFLQQVIDVVPSAIFVKDTEGRLLTINQAGEVIYNIAAEAWLGKTDYDLGIDRDQVDEFLVINQEVMETREPKIIPAQFIQTPGGEGGWYRTIISPFIDSTGQVQGIIGSAANITDMKHTEEALRQAKESAESANRAKSVFLANMSHELRTPLNAILGFAQLMERDRSLTDQQRNFLATINRGGEHLLNLINDVLEMSKIEAGRITLNPAAFDLRQLLHTLQEMFQMRSQEKQLSLQFDIAENVPQYVLTDEGKLRQVLINLISNAVKFTERGQIDLRANYLSGETSVHTLLFEVEDTGRGIAPEDLDKLFQPFVQSVSGSHSPDGTGLGLAISRQFVRLMGGEIEASSTVGVGSRFRFHIQMAPVSGDAVQPAPIDRKVLKLAPHQPIYRILVVDDRQENRDLVAQLLQAVGFETRTAIDGKEAIVLWQSWQPHLIWMDMRMPVMDGYEATRRIRALEREWMSGRVDEWMSERDDKQMETSEDSKIVLNSSPTHLPIYPSTHPPIHPSTHPPIHPSTKIIALTASAFEEQRSNILAAGCDDMVRKPFREVILFEKMAEHLGVTYLYEAEGNSGMQPSPIAVALTRESLTLMPPEWIADLKEAAIAVDGDRLRQLIAEIPPTQTQLAEGLNHWVQQFCFDEILELL
- a CDS encoding DUF5602 domain-containing protein, translating into MKKQYRLAFLALGVAVAMLITIGTAQANSIVRGASQPIGQGTASSYVSLNDRGQVSEVGVILSESVLKDLPSQMTEVDLALPPQALSSTPFTHIGLNWNPQGHLPPPIYGIPHFDLHFYTISQATRRQITATDEDAAKAYQIPEASLVPANYVMAPDSAEPGQGSHWVNPNAPEFQGAPHGFDHTFIYGFYDGRMSFLEPMISKTMLEQHQSFDEAIARPARYSPSGVYPNRYSLSYDAQAHEYRITLSDLNR
- a CDS encoding hybrid sensor histidine kinase/response regulator is translated as MSSLSPKADILVIDDKLDNLNLLSAMLVEQGYKVRSVTKGSTGLRGAQAMPPDLILLDINMPEMNGYEVCQQLKANPLTREIPVLFISALEDVLDKVKAFSVGGVDYITKPFQVAEVLARIETHLTLRRLQQQLQAQNVQLQQEVRERQRAEEKFTRAFRSSPTPIAIATLSENRFIEVNSSFLNMIGYTLEEVIGHTGNELRLGIHLDDYEQTVRQIEKTGTIYNLECDFHTKSGEIKTVLLSVELIDLAGVPCTLNLIHDITERKRLENEFISLVSHELRTPMTALLGSLDLLSAGGLGQLTDRGKKVVQIATSNTERLIRLVNDILDLERMKSGKLTLQKTECNIADILTQATEAMQFLADRSQIKLITQPINAVVQADPDRLLQTFTNLLGNAIKFSPAGGTVWLRVELWTGEGSGWVDESMRGRVKESKSGQEYEQLERNEARKTILNPSPSPSGTPSPTYSPIHPSTHPPIHPPTHLPTYLLFTLQDQGRGIPPHKLHQIFEPFQQVDVSDSRQKGGTGLGLAICRNIIEQHGGKIWAESVFGEGSTFYISLPIAGGLE
- a CDS encoding response regulator; translation: MTRTILVVDDEEDVREIVSMGLEMGAGWHILTASSGREAITIAAEEQPDAILLDLMMPDMDGRATLQQLKANAATRSIPVLLVTAKMQQSTQTELQKLQVEAVLAKPFRPLKLAEQIRAALGWS